A window of the Desulfomonilaceae bacterium genome harbors these coding sequences:
- a CDS encoding DUF4331 family protein: MSNHFTGLSLGPPEGDTRLDLTDLYAFQVPTDASRTVIILNCNSFAKAAAFHPNAVYRINIDNDGDAQTDVALILVFSEPLDGRQYATVYLATGSEARKAEPSGEPIFKNVEVSFGPDPRIVNSGPYTFFVGLRSDAFFIDFAGILNMFDHKGGKNFTGLEGSPDPSRWTGKDLFANYNVFSMAFELPTRVLGANPNVRIWGRVSIRRAGELVPVDRSGHPTLANFFHTDETKPEFNRGEPAHDRERFLDQFIHVLQHVGDYSIEEARAAIDAEGILPDMLSFDPAKPGGYPNGRLLTDHIVARRLSMLSKGKIPPDGLKPHTDILTVFPYLGTPHKNPDPPPET, translated from the coding sequence ATGTCAAACCACTTTACCGGCCTGAGTCTCGGTCCTCCTGAAGGGGACACTCGACTTGACCTCACTGATCTCTACGCCTTTCAAGTACCAACGGACGCGTCGAGAACCGTAATAATACTAAACTGTAACTCGTTCGCCAAAGCGGCGGCGTTTCACCCTAACGCGGTGTACCGGATTAACATCGACAACGACGGCGATGCCCAGACCGACGTCGCTCTCATCCTTGTGTTCTCGGAGCCGCTAGACGGTCGCCAGTATGCGACAGTCTACCTGGCAACCGGCTCAGAGGCCCGGAAAGCTGAGCCCTCTGGGGAGCCGATCTTCAAAAATGTTGAGGTGTCATTCGGTCCCGACCCACGCATTGTCAATTCCGGCCCATACACTTTCTTTGTTGGACTTCGCAGCGACGCATTCTTCATTGATTTTGCCGGAATTCTTAACATGTTCGACCACAAGGGCGGCAAAAATTTCACCGGGCTGGAGGGATCTCCGGACCCGAGCCGGTGGACCGGCAAGGACCTTTTTGCCAACTATAACGTGTTCAGCATGGCGTTTGAGCTGCCGACCCGTGTTCTGGGAGCCAACCCAAATGTACGCATCTGGGGACGGGTCAGTATCCGCCGTGCGGGGGAACTTGTTCCTGTCGATCGCTCTGGCCACCCGACCCTTGCGAACTTCTTCCACACTGACGAGACTAAACCAGAATTCAATCGAGGCGAGCCTGCTCACGACCGGGAGCGCTTCCTCGACCAGTTCATCCATGTGCTGCAACACGTTGGGGATTACTCCATCGAGGAAGCCAGGGCAGCGATCGACGCCGAGGGAATCCTCCCCGATATGCTGAGCTTCGACCCAGCCAAGCCAGGGGGGTACCCTAACGGCCGCCTACTAACCGACCACATTGTCGCGCGACGCTTATCCATGCTCTCGAAGGGCAAAATCCCACCCGACGGGCTTAAACCTCACACCGACATTCTAACAGTTTTTCCATATCTTGGAACACCGCATAAAAACCCCGACCCGCCGCCTGAGACTTAG
- a CDS encoding aldo/keto reductase: MKDPNGNWSINRKDLTPEATTTSICTEAPPRVSLGVAKPDKPLTRILGRTGFEVTTLGLGGQASVQWTPPGEDPERIILKAVDLGINYFDTSNLYGPSQLNYGKAFRTLHVIPGASEYDEAKRRSIFLASKTGLRYAKGQPGTRGNVASVTDGPPGSMTLDDLKRTLSQVFGDGQGNYPSGAYIDLVQIHNLTHLDEVDAIFEGLETPDPKAEWIGTLAALRDYRDGTNLTGLNTKEEKLIRRIGITGHFSSPVLMECLQRDSFNVIDTLLVAMNANDRRYFNHQYNVIPVAAAKNLGIIAMKVFADGAMYGKGNHFSRQPADVVRTVGSPAIPSAPLIRYSLSTPGIATAIIGIGHIDSDRKLDQLEQNLVAARFSGQMNDSERREIEQSAARAKDGMTNYFQREAEVLSAPRHVAISQKVRADQRIALLSWQTAYAGDQPLSHYEIRRDDFRSAGFAVGKDLHGQDSENIIIGRVEHRPQTTMSPFTFHDRLKDQIAHSYRVITVDASGRMADSEELLLPATV; the protein is encoded by the coding sequence ATGAAAGACCCAAATGGCAACTGGAGCATAAACCGAAAGGATCTCACTCCGGAGGCCACGACCACCAGCATTTGCACCGAGGCGCCGCCCCGTGTTTCTCTGGGGGTGGCTAAACCAGACAAACCCCTGACCAGAATTTTGGGACGCACCGGCTTTGAGGTCACTACGCTTGGGCTCGGGGGCCAAGCATCCGTGCAATGGACTCCTCCGGGGGAGGACCCTGAACGCATTATCCTAAAAGCCGTAGATTTGGGGATTAATTACTTCGACACCTCCAACCTCTACGGCCCCAGTCAGTTGAATTATGGCAAAGCCTTTCGTACCCTACATGTCATCCCCGGCGCTTCCGAATATGACGAGGCTAAACGGCGGTCAATCTTCCTGGCGAGCAAGACCGGTTTGCGTTACGCTAAAGGGCAGCCCGGGACGCGAGGCAACGTGGCCAGCGTAACCGACGGGCCTCCAGGGTCAATGACCTTGGACGATTTGAAACGCACCTTGTCCCAGGTTTTTGGCGATGGCCAGGGTAATTATCCTTCCGGCGCTTACATTGATCTGGTTCAAATTCACAACCTCACACACCTGGATGAGGTGGATGCCATTTTCGAGGGCCTGGAGACGCCGGACCCCAAAGCGGAATGGATAGGGACCCTTGCGGCGCTTCGGGATTACAGGGATGGTACCAATTTAACAGGTCTTAACACCAAAGAAGAAAAGTTGATCCGACGCATCGGCATTACCGGTCACTTCTCTTCCCCGGTGTTAATGGAGTGTTTGCAGCGGGATTCGTTCAACGTCATTGACACCCTCCTGGTGGCGATGAACGCTAACGACCGCCGCTATTTTAACCATCAATACAATGTGATCCCGGTCGCAGCGGCCAAGAACTTGGGTATCATCGCCATGAAGGTCTTTGCCGATGGGGCTATGTATGGCAAGGGCAATCATTTTTCCCGACAACCGGCGGATGTGGTACGGACTGTAGGCAGCCCGGCAATCCCCAGCGCGCCCCTCATTAGATACAGCTTGTCAACCCCGGGGATCGCCACAGCGATTATTGGCATCGGACATATTGATAGCGACCGGAAGCTCGACCAACTGGAACAAAACCTGGTCGCAGCGAGGTTTTCCGGCCAGATGAACGACAGTGAGCGGAGAGAGATTGAACAATCGGCAGCTCGGGCCAAGGACGGAATGACCAACTATTTCCAGCGAGAAGCGGAGGTCCTGAGCGCGCCTCGCCATGTAGCAATTTCCCAAAAAGTGCGGGCTGACCAACGAATAGCGCTGCTTAGCTGGCAGACGGCCTATGCCGGGGACCAACCGCTGAGCCACTACGAAATTCGGAGGGATGACTTTCGTAGCGCTGGCTTCGCAGTCGGCAAAGACCTTCATGGCCAGGATTCCGAAAACATCATTATCGGCCGCGTCGAACATCGCCCGCAAACCACTATGAGTCCATTCACGTTTCATGACCGGCTCAAGGATCAAATCGCCCACAGCTACCGGGTGATCACAGTGGACGCCTCGGGAAGAATGGCCGATTCTGAAGAGCTGTTATTGCCAGCTACCGTTTGA